One Rattus norvegicus strain BN/NHsdMcwi chromosome 20, GRCr8, whole genome shotgun sequence DNA segment encodes these proteins:
- the LOC134483938 gene encoding double homeobox protein A-like, protein GSNVDSSCVLRESRRRKTVWQAWQKKALLSAFSKNKYPSFWDRQELARQIQLPASRIRVWFQNQRSRTGEVRHGPKRSSRGSIPLASQELEEGFGSRSQGSSMPSDSRRPRTRLNLQQRRILVQAFERNPLPGFATREQLGQRTGLNEDTIHIWFQNRRARQALAPDQDVPASQVQDVATGGLSGKDEAAPDNLLLMAAAGGVGMENSSSSDQPHFHEESQHPQVALPEGRGQSQTATQAYEPGTLELLLDELLEEDQVEGDRPFPVDLDGNPG, encoded by the coding sequence ggaagcaatgtggatagcagctgtgtgctgcgggaatcccggcgcaggaagacggtttggcaggcctggcaaaagaaggccctgctatcagctttcagcaagaacaaatacccgagcttctgggacaggcaggaactggccaggcaaatacagctccctgcgtcccgcatccgagtgtggtttcagaaccaaagaagtcgcactggagaggtgaggcacggcccaaagcggtccagcagaggctccattccgctagcctcccaagagctcgaagaagggtttggctccaggtcacaaggtagcagcatgccctcggacagcagaaggcctcgcactcgactcaacttgcaacagcgcaggatcctagtgcaagcctttgagaggaacccgttgccaggctttgctaccagggagcagctgggccaaaggacaggtttgaatgaggacacgatccacatatggtttcagaacagaagagcgcggcaagcccttgctccagatcaagatgtgcctgcttcacaagtgcaggatgtggcaactggaggtctcagtggcaaggatgaggcagcaccggacaacctgttattgatggctgctgcaggaggtgtgggcatggagaactcgagctccagcgaccagccccacttccacgaagagtcccagcatccccaagtggcactgcccgaaggacgaggccaatcacagacagccactcaagcatacgagccaggaactctggaactcctccttgatgaactgctggaagaagaccaagtggagggtgacaggccattccctgtggatctggatggaaatcctggt
- the LOC134483839 gene encoding double homeobox protein A-like — protein GSNVDSSCVLRESRRRKTVWQAWQRKALLSAFSKNKYPSFWVRQELARQIQLPASRIRVWFQNQRSRTGEVRHGPKPSSRGSIPLASQELEEGFGSRSQGSSMPSDSRRPRTRLNLQQRRILVQAFERDPLPGFATREQLGQRTGLNEDTIHIWFQNRRARQARAPDQDVPASQVQDVATGGLSGKDEAAPDNLLLMAAAGGVGMENSSSSDQPHFHEESQHPQVALPEGRGQSQTATQAYEPGTLELLLDELLEEDQVEGDRPFPVDLDGNPG, from the coding sequence ggaagcaatgtggatagcagctgtgtgctgcgggaatcccggcgcaggaagacggtttggcaggcgtGGCAaaggaaggccctgctatcagctttcagcaagaacaaatacccgagcttctgggtcaggcaggaactggccaggcaaatacagctccctgcgtcccgcatccgagtgtggtttcagaaccaaagaagtcgcactggagaggtgaggcacggcccaaagccgtccagcagaggctccattccgctagcctcccaagagctcgaggaagggtttggctccaggtcacaaggtagcagcatgccctcggacagcagaaggcctcgcactcgactcaacttgcaacagcgcaggatcctagtgcaagcctttgagagggacccgttgccaggctttgctaccagggagcagctgggccaaaggacaggtttgaatgaggacacgatccacatatggtttcagaacagaagagcgcggcaagcccgcgctccagatcaagatgtgcctgcttcacaagtgcaggatgtggcaactggaggtctcagtggcaaggatgaggcagcaccggacaacctgttattgatggctgctgcaggaggtgtgggcatggagaactcgagctccagcgaccagccccacttccacgaagagtcccagcatccccaagtggcactgcccgaaggacgaggccaatcacagacagccactcaagcatacgagccaggaactctggaactcctccttgatgaactgctggaagaagaccaagtggagggtgacaggccattccctgtggatctggatggaaatcctggt